In Chanodichthys erythropterus isolate Z2021 chromosome 20, ASM2448905v1, whole genome shotgun sequence, the genomic stretch AGTTTATGAGCATGTCTTCTTATCGGATAAAAATATTATCCGCTTCAATTGAACGCACATGTtttttatgaacatttttagattttgtGTGTATCTTGGCGTttccatccagcattttttattattattattattattattaaattcgcATAAAAAtcggtggatggaaacataggtACTGTTAAACCCCTTCCCAGTGTGTTGATCCCGGAAAATTGCCATTAAATTGCCAGAGTTCCTTCTGTGTGAACGCAAACACATCCAGGGATCGATCCCAGGATGGGGTGTGTCGTAGTGATGACGCTGAAGCTGAGTTTGTTCGCCAGCTTAGTGGAATGGAACGCGATGCGCACGTTTATAATcgaatctgaaaaaaaaaaaaaaaaatgcacgaGCATGGTTTCTCGAGAGAGAAAGCAAACTTAAAGCGCTGTAGAGACATGTCTTTATGGGATCTTTATGCACAGATTCCAGAAAATCACTGGCAGTGTGAATtaaccaaaattaaaatgatcccGGGACATATTAtccttgcattttccaaaatCTCAGTGTGAAAGGGGCATTTTTTTATCATCCGTcagacaaaaataataattctgacAGAAAAGGTCGAACACACCTGAAGTCTAATACTCAGCATTAGTGGAATGTTCTCTTAAGTATAAGCACATATAATAGTTACTATATGTATGTTCATGTATGTAGAGAGGAGCATTAGTGTATAATTTTGATGTGGAACAAGACGACATAAAAAAGAAAGCAAATGgaaaaaagaagacattcaGATTAATACAGCTACTCAAATATTAACAATACAAACAAGACAGATCAAGTCCAGTTGATTTGAATGGATTGAAGCATAAGAAAGAATGATGGGCAAAAACGACGGgtgaagagaaaaagaaaaaaggactgatgaaacaaaacaaattgtatTAACAGACTGTAATTTCAAAACGCTGGTACATTGATATGAGATTTAGCATGTACCTTAAAGATCAAAGCCAGGTGTCTGTCCTTTGGGAGATAAGGGACCAGGAGGAGAACAGGAAAAGAATAAAAGGGCAAAGGTCAAAGGGTACAAGAAGAGGGCTGATATCACAGAGGGCAAATTTAGTAGATATAACCCAAAACTTTTTGAAGTGAAAATACGTATGATCTGAGCCTTCAACTTCTGTCATTGTTTATTTAACTGAGAGTaagtgaattttcatttttttaattatacaaCCATTGAAAGTTTGAGATCAGTAAGATtctcatttgtttttttaaagaaattattacttttattcagcaaggatgcattaaatttatcaaaagtgacagtaaagacatttataatgttgcaaaagatttcCGTTTCAAataattcatcaaagaatcctcaaaaacatttactgaaaactgaattatagtttccacaaaaataataattcagctttgccatcaaaggaataaattaaattttaaaatatatcatctattttaaataataatactatttcacaacattactgcctattttcaaaaacatttaataatcttACTGACACCAAAAGTTTTAACGGTAGTGTATACGGCCCcctatgttttaaataaaaaacaaactgatGCTTATCTATTAATAGCTGTGTCTATAAGGGGTTTCTGACCACAAACTGCAATTCTAGAAAATCTATTGTATGCACAACACTGGGCTTCAACAAGGGAAACGTTTGAGAAGAGCACTTAAACCTAAATAGAAACAAAATCCGGATGGATGTCCTACTGTTTATTCACAGACCAgaatgtttgacatttaaaaaatttcTTACGTTCCAGAAGAGGATGCTACAGTGCCTGCAGAACTGCAGAGTGTCTCCGTACTGTTCTTTCTGAGGGTAGTATTTCTGAAGTGTGAAAAACATCAGCTTCCAGTCCACATGGCCCTTCTCTGACAGAATCAAGTGCCTGCAgaactgaacacacacaaacacagagaccTCTGTGAGCTCTGCTGAGAAACACCAGTGCACACCAGTGGTTTATGGGCCATGATGCCTCTGTACTGCCATCTTGTGCTCAAATTAAGTCGCTGCCTCAATTGTCAACAATTCCGAATTTCCAAAATGATTCATATTAAAGAATCTCACATAAAACCTCATTCATAAATGCCTCAAAAACAGAAATTCATATTCATATCActtgacatctttaaaaaaataaatattgatttagTATTTGTGATGCTGTGTGTGATAGTAATGACAGTATTCTCCAACGGACTAAACATCAAATTATGAGTGACTTAATAAATTCTTAGTCCTCACCTGTTTCTCAGCAAAATGAAACTGGCACAGTTTCTTCCACAGTTGCCGGTCCTCACTGAGCatgtgcagtgttggtgtgGCTTGTCCCAGACTGATGATGTCACAGGCATCATTTAACTTGTACAGGATGTTGTTTTGCATGTGCAAAGGGAGGTCACTCAGTGTCATCCCATTTGAAACATGCTGCAAAGAAACATATTTAGTGTTaggtatataaatataaacagaaGGTTGTTGTCAAGTAATAAAGAAATACAACAGATTCAACAGTTCACTTTGGTCCTAAAAGTTAATCAGACAGcaaacttaaatatatattatttatataacttaaaaacattaaattatttatataattatttattatttattatatattataataaatataaataaataataattaattatttataaaattaataaataattatttattaattagttattattataattataattattattgtttattatttatttaatatttattaatataatttaatcattCCACAACCAACTAGACGTGACTGAAATCAACTAGTcctgtatttatataaattatatttagcatacaattatataatttattatataaatattaaaataaataagaaaaaaaaaaagattaaaaaatattatttatttttgctttaaaatcaatttttgcACTTCCCTAACCCACATTTCAGTCAGGACCACTTTTGAGAATAGtaaatttatttacaatatgAATTTAATGAAAGGCTTAGACATCAAGGGGCTCTGCTGCCATACTAGATAGTTAAGATACATCCTTAGGCATAAATCCCCCAGCCTGACAGTAACCAAATATTTCTTAGCTATACAATGCAGAAGAGATACAACAGTTACAAAAGATTGACAAATGTATGTTCTAAGAAGATCCAACACTGTATAACGGAGTTACTTAGTGTCTGTGCGACATACTGAAGAGTGTACGTTTGACTGGGCTTAAATACGGTTGATTAGAATAGGTGGAGTAATTGATCAGCTGAGCGTCTGCTGATGTAGTTAGCAATCAGTGGTCTGCCTGAACTACGCTTGATTTCCATTCGGTCAAAAAAAGGCCTACCTTTGGAATTTGCAAATTGTTGAGCTGCTGTTGCCAGTTTAATATGGTTTCTAAACGGCAGACCCAAATGTTGATGTTGCCAACCAGCACAGACTTCCCAACTTCTCGCATGAGGATGCAGAGGGTGGAGCTTAAATCATGCAGCAACGCCTTGATCAGTCGTGGGTTCTGATGGTCATCCAGAACTGCCAAACAAACAACAGACAGAAAATCATTACCAATTTTTAATATCAACTTGTAGATGCACATATTTCAGGCCAGCATGGCTTCTGCATTTTCTCCCCTCCATGAAAAGGTTGAAATGCTGAAAGATCAGCTCACCTTTTCTCACAATCTTCTCCAGGacattaaaatagtttttctgaGCAGCTCCACTCAAAGACGTCAGCTGGGACTTGGCAATCAACTGCAGAAGCTAAGAAGGAAATAAACAGCGAGGGTAAAGTGAGAGAGAACATAGAAGGGAAGCACAGAACGAGAGGTATTCCAGTAATTGTTCAGCAGAGATCAGAACATCTTACTTTGACTACATAGTTGAATCGCCGCACATCCTGAATGGCACTGGAAAAGTCCAGGCGATTGAAGGCCTCACCAAGAGTACAGTAGCCATGTCTCTGCAACAACAAACACAGTGTGCATTGAAAGAGACCGGAAAACACTACTAATgccagaattgtgaaatataaacaatGACGTATAACTTTCTATGACTCATGTTGTTTATTTGCTACTCTTTGAGTTTTCATAATTCCTCTCACCTCTCTCGTACTCTCCTTCTGAACGTAGATCCACCTCTCCTGGAACAAAACTAAGAAAAGGGATAAAATCCTTAAAGGgataataatgaaaattatgtcatcatttagttTACAATGTTGTATGACTTTCCTTCTTCTGCGGAACACAAAAAGAAGAtaatttgaagaatgttgataaccaaacagttttggttccCATTCACTTCaactgtatggacaaaaaatacaatggaaatcaatgggaacagaaactgtttggttaccagcattctacaaaatatcttcttttgtgttccgcagaaaaaagaaatgcataccggtttgaaatgacatgagggtgagtaaatgatgacagaatgtccATTGTTGCGaacactatccctttaattgcttAGGTTTTTATTTATCTGTGATTGGTTGGGATACTACTATTAAATTTGTCAAATGTAGCATTCTAGTGtcatatattttgtataatgaCCACTAAACTGTATTATTGGCTGTTGTCCCAAAAAAGTTCCCTTTTGAATCGGAGATCGTTGTTGTGATAATTAAGTATGATGCAATTAAGCATTAGTATGTACTAAATATCCATTAATCCACAGCTCTGGAAAACgtaattctgattggtcaattgtGCCATTTTGtggataaaaaaaatgtgcttaatGACCATTAAACTTTATAACAGCCCACTGTTCCAGAAATTCTAGTTCACTCTTAAATTTGAGATCATTGTTGTTCTGCTTTGTAAGAACCTGTATTCTATAAAGCACTATAtatgtgacttgacttgataattaaaggggttagttcacccaaaaattaaatttctgtcattaattactcaccctcatgtcgttcaacacccgtaagaccttcattcatcttcggaacacaaattaagatatttttgatgaaatccaggGGTTTCTGAACCATACATAGACAGCAATTTCATTgaaccttttgaggtccagaaaggtagtaaagacatagttaaaataaagtcgttatttttgttttgttttcacgcacaaaaaagtattctcgtcgcttcataacaataaagttgaaccactgtagtcacatggactattttaacgatgtctttacttgtgttctgaagataaatgaaggtcttacgggtttgggactacacgagggtgagtaattaatgacagaaatttcattttggggtgaaccatcccttcaAGTGATATAATTTGGCATGatcttattaaattaataaaaatgtgtacTGATTGGTCAATTGTAGCATTCCGTGGtcatatatttttgtataataaGTGCTAAACTACATAATTGCCTATTGTCCCAAGAAACTCTAATTCACTGTAAAATTGGAGCTCAATGTTGTAATTAAGTGTGATGCAATTAAATATGATGTAATATTTACACTGTGACTTAGTGTTGTTGTTGAAAAAGTCCTTTTTTCTCTTCTTGGCAGCTACTTCACAGACATCTCCCACAAAGACGTTCTCCTTGTTGTCATTGTCCAATCTGGAGAGTTAAAAAGGTAAACTTAATTATGACCATCCCAAAATAAGCTTTAggcattacatttacattaaaagGCATCTAGCAGAGGCTTCTATGCAGAGTGACCTACAAAAAGTATAATATCATGTGATCAACAGATGGCAAGCATGCAATTTAGATTGTTAGACTGCAATTTAGTACACATAAACTTGAGACAGAATACAATAAAACCTAGTGCAAATAAACAAGCCAGTGCAAGTTCTTTTTAATCATTAATCAAAGTATTGCTGAATGATGCGAGTCCTGAAGATCTGAAGACGTTTTAGCTAACAAAACAGGTGAGTGTTCGGTCTATTGTCTAGAGAAATTTAACACAAACAGACATAAGATGCAGTTTCACACTAAAACTATCCAAAATTGCATTCTCACATAGCCGAAACCAGACAACCATGTTTCCTCGTAGTCTGACCGACCTTAGGTCTGTTTCCATGACAGCACGGTCAGACTAAAGGACCGTGTCAGTATATTGTGtctgaatatatacaaaaacagTTCAGGGATGTCTGTTCTGCACAACTCCAGACAATAACCACAGACGGCTACAATAACACACACCAGTTCTAAACACGGACACCTGACTTCCCACATGCCACATACACACTTCCTTTTTAGTCTGTTCCTCAAtgctttttttggggggtggtGTAGCCTTGTGGTTAAAGCACGGAGGTGGTAACTGAAAGGTTGCTGGTTTGAACCCCAAAACTATCACCTTAGATCAAGATACAACAATCACTAAACATTATATTGACACAATTCAAAGCATTTCTTACTCTTCCAAGCCAAGTTCATTGATGTTATCTCCCAATTTGTGGCTGAAATATTCAAAGCGTTTCCAGCCATCCTCAGTTTTGATCCAGCTCCAGCCTGGTGATCTCCAGTCTTGGCCCAAGAACGGCATCTTCTTCCACCTGCTCCAAAGACCTGAATACAAAAGACTCTTATCTCAAACCCTTATAACACATGAAAGGCTTATCACGTATGGCGCAATATCATTATGATATGATCAGACAACACACAATAACAGTCATTCAAAGCTTAAAAAGCCTTATTTCACAATCTTAATGTAAAACATCGTCTTTTGCATTTCGATATAAATTTGTAAAGTGTATTTAAGCTACTGCTAATAATTTTGCTCAAAAGCAAAGCTTGCCAAGAACCTTATCTTTTTAAACGTCGACAAAACACTAAAGACAGCTTAAATATCTACCTCTATTGTTGTTTTACACGCAAAGCCATGCATTTGCATTGATAACGGACGTATATTTAACTTTACTTACAGCGAGTCCTTTGTTATGGTGATAATTTTCTGCTTTTCTTTGAATATTGACGGAAGTAAACAGTCAGAAAAGCGAACTGTAAGACACGCCTCCCGTCAATTGTGATTGGCCATcgtatttgtatttattgtgttGCTACCCGGAATTCCCAAGCTGATTGGTTCATGAACCTGTCGATCACTCACCGATTTATCCCGAGCTCTCTGTCTCTGCGGCTTCTTACACGTGACACAGACGCTGCACATGTTGTCATGTTTTGATTTCGTGATGGGGGAAGGGAAATGGATAGAATGAACGATGGAATAGATGGAAAATAATAACATCAGAAAATAAACTTTCCACTGCTTGGTTTTAGATAGAAGTAATAGGTTTATTTGTAATCCCCTCAGCCAGCGGTGAGTACAGAGcttaatgagaaaaaacaatcaagttagaaaaaaaaatgcacaacaGCTAGAAATATGtcaatgttaaccatgtcgtttaaagtgttttatacaattgtatttgttaaattaaatacttattgtattttaatactTATTTAGCCTACTTATACTGCATTTTTAATATAGCCTATTGTATTTATATTCCATTTATTCacttatgtatttgttttagtttagtttagtttgaagTCTTACCCAAAAAATAGTTTTCCACACCTGGCATACATGGAAAAACACCCTTGTCCTGAGAACACCTGCCTTCAGTTGACCCTGTACGTTACACTATCAGTGTGCTTTTATTGTATTCACTTATTTACTCTATTgttaatatattacaatattggATAGGTTTTTATGATTATATGGAGGTCAGAATTTAAACAATTTCCTAACAAGGTTTtgctcccctggtaaaattcgcattTCAGAGGATAAATATCAGATTATTTTGGTCGATTCAACCCAcgaacatgaaaaacaaccagCGGCAACAGTGTAAAGGTAGCCCAATTCTGCAGGAAAACCGTGGACTTGGCATCACTGCTCATGTACTGATCGAGTTCTGGCAACTACCTGTGTGGTCCGGGTCAAATTGACCCTAATTTGATTCAATACAATTCCCCAAAAATcacactatgaaaaaaaaaaacatacaatcatgtacaaataattaacttttaatatTGATACTTTTCACACATTACAAAGAATAAATACCTGaatttatgatttataaaaatgtttttaaccaCTATATTTTAAACCGCCCCTCCCCCCACCCATTGGACATTTACCATTTATAACAATCTTAGTCTAAACCTAAAGTAATCATGAcatatatatcatttgaaagctttcaGACTCTAGTTTTCATATTTGGTGACTGATGTTCAAAAGAAATGACAGAGAAGTAGATAATAAATAGCGATAGATTCTTCATTTGTGATGTGGTGCCTAactacaacacacacactctgattCTTTCCATGTgttttttatgtgtgttttagCAAATATTAGCATTACTGCCCAAACTTCTTCTGAATATGATGTCTACTTTGAAAATTGTGGAaaaatatggttcagatcactcaaaccataagACTCCTTATGGTCACTGGTGGAGTCTGGATGTCATCTATATTCATAAACAAACTTCTATACATTTTTTCAACTTTACTTTTACAACTTTTtacttctacaataatctgtGAAGTGTTCCCTTTAGATAAGAACTTAAGTCTGTGATCTGAAGTATTTaagatttttaacaatttaagtAGGAAAAGTGGGGCAGACAATTAACAGGTAAAACAACTTTGATTTCACAAactttgaaataaaaagatacTGGCACTTCAGAAGTATGGAGGACCAAACCTgcagatattaaaaatgaataaataaatgaaagaataaataaatatataaattaataaatagataaataggtaaataaatgtgataatatg encodes the following:
- the fbxo25 gene encoding F-box only protein 25 isoform X2 codes for the protein MPFLGQDWRSPGWSWIKTEDGWKRFEYFSHKLGDNINELGLEELDNDNKENVFVGDVCEVAAKKRKKDFFNNNTKSQFLFQERWIYVQKESTRERHGYCTLGEAFNRLDFSSAIQDVRRFNYVVKLLQLIAKSQLTSLSGAAQKNYFNVLEKIVRKVLDDHQNPRLIKALLHDLSSTLCILMREVGKSVLVGNINIWVCRLETILNWQQQLNNLQIPKHVSNGMTLSDLPLHMQNNILYKLNDACDIISLGQATPTLHMLSEDRQLWKKLCQFHFAEKQFCRHLILSEKGHVDWKLMFFTLQKYYPQKEQYGDTLQFCRHCSILFWNDSGHPCTANDPDSCLTPVSPQHFIDLFKF
- the fbxo25 gene encoding F-box only protein 25 isoform X1, which gives rise to MPFLGQDWRSPGWSWIKTEDGWKRFEYFSHKLGDNINELGLEELDNDNKENVFVGDVCEVAAKKRKKDFFNNNTKSQFLFQERWIYVQKESTRERHGYCTLGEAFNRLDFSSAIQDVRRFNYVVKLLQLIAKSQLTSLSGAAQKNYFNVLEKIVRKVLDDHQNPRLIKALLHDLSSTLCILMREVGKSVLVGNINIWVCRLETILNWQQQLNNLQIPKHVSNGMTLSDLPLHMQNNILYKLNDACDIISLGQATPTLHMLSEDRQLWKKLCQFHFAEKQFCRHLILSEKGHVDWKLMFFTLQKYYPQKEQYGDTLQFCRHCSILFWNDRHLALIFKDSGHPCTANDPDSCLTPVSPQHFIDLFKF